The DNA sequence CCTCAAATAACTCGGTTTTTTTAGATGAATTCTTGTAAAAAAATGGGGGGAGGAGGATGCGAATTTTTCCTCTAAAACTTGACATAAAACAATCAAAAGTATAAAAAAAAATCTTTAAAATAAAATATAATTAAGGAGATGATTATGAAGATTAAATTGCTCATGGTTTTTATTTTGTTTTTAGGGGTTGCAAGTTTTGCCTACAGCGGTCCAATTTCTTTTGAAGTTGTCCAAAATTCTTACGATATTATTTATCCTTCCAGTTTTGATCAAAATAATCCTCAATCCCAACCAATAGTTTTTTGGTTGACAATTACGAATAATGATACTGTCCCTCGCGGATGTAAAATAGCGATGGAATTTAGTTCAAACAACTTCCCGAATCTTCTAGACCGTGCTGCTGGAATGATTGAGGACTACACAGCTCTCGGAAGCTCGGAGATTGATTCCCTTTTACTTCAACCCGGACAATCAATTATCCTAACTAATAGGGATATTCTAAATTCTAATGTTTCCATAACTGGTGATTGGAGTGGAATTCTGGACAATAATCCTGATTTCGAAGATATTATTCTTGGGGATGGTTTTCTCCCTGCAGACACATATTCATTTACACTTTATTGTATTAATCCCGAAGATGAAGATGAAAATTGGGACGTTGTTCAAGCAATCCTTATCATTAGAAACCCCAGTAGTGTTGACTTGATTTATCCCGGAGATGAATTTAGCAATACTCCTCCGGAAATTAATGCGAGTCTTCCCATATTCACTTGGTTCTCAACAGCTACGGAATTTACTTTCCAACTTTTTGAAGTCGAAGAAAATCAAACAGTTGAGGATATTATCAATACAATACCATATTATGAGCAAACGGGTGTCAGCGGGAATATTCTAAACTATCCGGAGTCCGCCCCGCCTTTGAATCCCAATTGCGAATATGCATGGCGAGTCATCGCAATAGTTTATACTACTCTTGGTGAGCAAGAAATGGAAAGTGGTTTGTGGAATTTTACTATTCAAGGTACAGAGCCAAGTACTATCTCAATCGAATTGATTTACCCCGGAGAATCATTTAGCACTAATCCTCCTGAAATCTCTGAAAATTTTCCCACTTTCACATGGTTTTCTACTGCTAATGAATTTACATTCCAACTTTTTGAAGTTGGAGAAAATCAAACAGTTGAAGATATTATCAATGATATACCTTATTATGAGCAACCTGAAATCAATGGGAGTATTCTCACTTATCCGGAATCTGCTCCACCTTTAAATCCCAATTGCGAATATGCTTGGAGAATTATTGCTTTTCTCGGAGAGCAAGAATTAGAAAGTGATGTATGGAATTTTCTAATTCATGGTCAAGAATCTATCTGGATTGATTTAGTCTATCCGGGCGAACCATTTAGCACTGATCCTCCTGAAATCTATGGCGGTCCCGCCAATTTCACCTGGTTATCTGCTGCCACGGAATTTACATTCCAAATTTTTACAGTTGGAGAAAATCAAACAGTTGAAGATATTATCAATGACATACCTTATTATGAACAACCTGAAATTAATGCAAATAACCTCACTTATCCGGAATCTGCTCCACCTTTGATTCAAAATACTGAATATGCATGGAGAGTTATTGCTTTTCTCGGAGAGCAAGAATTAGAAAGTGAGTTGTGGAATTTTTTCATCCCTAGTCCTGAAATCCAGATTGAATTACTCGGGCCCGGAGAGCAATTCTCCCCTAATCCTCCCGCAATCAATACAAATCTTCCAATATTTGCCTGGTTTTCTACTGCTACTGAATTCACTTTTCAAATTTTTGAGGTTGAAGAAAATGAAACAGTCGAAGAAATTATTAACGGTATAACTTATCATGAACAACCGGGAATCAGCTCTATTTATTTTGAATATCCGGAATCTGCCCCACCTTTAAACCAAAATACTGAATATGCCTGGCGAGTTATCGCTTATATCGGAGAGCAAGAATTAGAAAGTGAGTTGTGGAATTTGATCATTTCCGGCACTCAGGTTTTAGATCTGGGAGCAACTCAAATCTCTAATTTGATTGAGGGGCTAGCTGGCTCCGGGTATTCCCCGGAGGGTTTAGAGGGCTTCGCTCCAAGTGGTGTGGTGATAATTAACGGTGAGGCTGTTAATCTTGATGAATTAATGGAACTTATTAATGGTTTACTTAACGGAACAATACCCATTGATAGCATTTTCGTTGAATAGTAAAATAATTTTGCCCATAATGGTTTTCAGTGGGCTTGACCTTAGAAATGAGAGGAAAAAATGTATAAAAAAATATTGATTGTATCAATTGCTTTGTTTATTTTCGCTGCCACCCTGTTTGCAGAAGAAAAGCAAGATCCGGTAGCAGTAATTATTAAAACCTCAGGGCAGGTCTTTTTGCATCGTGGAGATACAAATGAGGCAATGAAACATGGAACCGTTTTATATTCCGGAGATGAAATTGTATCTGGAGAAGCATCCCTCGCAATCGTAAAATTCGTTGACAAAGGAGCGATAATTAAAATATTTTCCAATTCCATTCTAACGATCAACGCCAAAAAAAATGTAAAAAAGTTAGATAAAAAACTTTATGCGGAAATAGGAAATATTTGGTCACAGGTTAAAAAAGAAAGCGGGGAATATGAAGTATCTACCCCAACTACCGTTGCTGCCGTAAAAGGAACTGAATTCCTTGTTAGTGTAGATGAAAAATTGACAATGGTTTCTACATTTAGTGGTGTTGTAGAAGTAAGGAATGAATTCGGTACTGCCAATATTTCTGCCGGAAAAACCGCTACGGTTTCCAAAGAAAAAGCTCCGGATGTTGCAAAAACTCAGACATCTTCCATCAACTCACAAATATTAGAAGAGATAAACACAGAACCTACACCGGAAGAAGGTAATGGTGAAACCGGAGATGGAGGTGGTAATACCGAAGACAGTGAAGACGGTGGCGAAGACGGTGGAGATGAAGGGGAGCAAGGAAACATGTTAGAAATTCAATTTGAAAACGAAAATGGTGAGATGAAAACTATGATAATATATTATTAGAAGGGGGAAAATGATAAAAAAACTGATCCGTTTCATTGCTTTTATGCTATCAACCATGGGATTCCTTTATGCTGGAACTACTCCCCAACTGATGCACACTCCTCCTGAATTTGCAAAATACAATGAGCCATTAAAACTGAAAATCGAAATTATTTCCGGTGTGGATATGATAAATTATACTTCAATTTTCTATAAAAAGGGTAACTCTGATTATATTCAGGATAATATGGATATTGATGAAAATAGTATGAATCCCGGCTACGTTTA is a window from the Candidatus Cloacimonadota bacterium genome containing:
- a CDS encoding FecR family protein, with product MYKKILIVSIALFIFAATLFAEEKQDPVAVIIKTSGQVFLHRGDTNEAMKHGTVLYSGDEIVSGEASLAIVKFVDKGAIIKIFSNSILTINAKKNVKKLDKKLYAEIGNIWSQVKKESGEYEVSTPTTVAAVKGTEFLVSVDEKLTMVSTFSGVVEVRNEFGTANISAGKTATVSKEKAPDVAKTQTSSINSQILEEINTEPTPEEGNGETGDGGGNTEDSEDGGEDGGDEGEQGNMLEIQFENENGEMKTMIIYY